Genomic DNA from Halococcus salifodinae DSM 8989:
CGACGCAAGATCCGATCGTGAGGTTTGCGTTCGTGGTGGTAAGCTTCCTGCTGGAGAACCTGTGGTTGGTGCTCCGGTGGGCGGTCGTCGCCCGCCCACGCCGGGGCGGGCGCGACCTGCCCGAAGAGTTCACGTTCTCGGTGTTTTGCGACTGGATCCGACACGCTCTGGAGCAGGAGTTGGAACGGCGGTGGAAGATCGAGATGAACGGAGTCGGCGTACCGGATGCGTACACCGCGGCCGCGGGCTGAGCCAGCCCGCGGCCTCGGGGGTGCCCTTCGTGAGCACCAGCTGTCGGCTGAGATCTTGGGAGAAGCCGGTGCAGGAAGCTTCTGGAACGCGGCCACGACATTGTGGTCTGGTGAACCGGTCCACCACGACATTCACCACAACAGTCCACCGGTTCAGAGGATTTGCTGAGATCTCAATTGGGAACTACCGATATTTGCGAGTACACGCGGAAGCGTGCCCATCAGCTCGGAATTGATCTCATCTTCTTACCGTCTGGATCGCCACATCTCAATCCAATCGAGAAAGTTTGGGACTATCTCAAGTGGACGATGTGTCCAATCATCGTCGAGAATGAAGGCGAATTCAAAGTCTTTGTCAAGGATGTTTTCGAGCGAATAACTCTCCGAATCAGCTACGCACAAACCTGGTGTGAGAAGTTCCTCGATCTTCAGAAGTTGTCTCAGTGCCTGAGTGATCTGCGCAACGTTTGGATAGTGGAGGAGCACGGCTGTTTCTATGAGGTGGAAAAATCGAACGACGGCAGCGGGTTCGCTGGATCTCTCACTGACCAATATTCATTTCTTACGCAGACCACTCGAGCGCTGGCTGACTGCCTACGCCTACTTCTACAATCACCTCCGGAGCCACCAAGCGCTTGCAATCAACCGCCGGTCGAAGCTGCCGGGCTAAGTTAACAGTGCCTTCAATCCTATAACATCAGTGAAAAAGGTATGTTGGGTAATACCAAATGGCGTTATATGGGGACCGTATCCAATAACGGTACTGATACGCCCAATCAAAACCTATCTCAGAAATCCGGCTTCATACCGTGTCCAAGCTGTGGCTCTACTAATGAGAAATTCTACACGTACTGCCGTGAGTGTGTGGAATCCTTACGAGATACCTCGCAAACCCAGTATCTACATCTCCCACAAGCACAGTAAGTTTAGTGATATTTAGTATTTCCATCACCAACTCTGACAAATTTGTGCTCATAGTGTCGATCGCTCCACCGAACTCACGTCCCAGAAACAGTTAGCCAGGAGGTTTGATAATATTATCAGACAAGTTGATCGCTTGAGCGAGCGGCACGTACTCGTCGTTTCACGAGAGATAGTGGACGAGAAGAAAGCATAATCACCTGTCTTATCCATCGCAAAACAAAACAAGGAATATGGCTCGATATCCGCTCGGCGGCGGAGTAAGCATATACCTCGGCTTTCATCTCCTTGTGTTAGGACTGTTGTCGTATATTACTGGGCTACCGTTCTTGATACCGAGTCTTGGTCCATCGCTATTCCTTCTTGGAACGTTACCAGATGGCGAAATGAATTATCCACAGCGGATCATCGGCGGGCAATACATCGGTGTGATAGCTGGGTTCGTCGCCTTTCACCTCATCGTTGGCAATATCGATCCAACAGTAAGTCCAGCGCTCTCTTTGGGAGTTCTTCGACAAGTGTTTTCGAGTTTCGCGGCCGCCCTTCTCTTGACGTTTGGTATGTATCTCGGAGACGTGCAACATCCACCAGCATACGCGACAACGCTCATCGTGTCACTTGGCTATCTCACCTCCCCACGTAGTGTGGGGGTGTTCATGTTGGCTGTGCTAATAATGGTAGGTATACATGAAACCATTGGCAAACGGGGACCAATATGGAGCCTCCCTTACGAGCAAGACGAGTAGCCGGCGATCAGACAGAAAGTCACAATCAACGACGGTTGATCCTTCTATTCCTCATCATCGGCCATCCGTACCGTAAGTACGGACGGCTTTGCCTGCCGTACTACCTTCTCAGTCACGCTGCCTATGAGATGGCGGTCAAGACCGCTTCGGCCGTGAGTACCCATGATGATGAGATCAATATCGTTGTCTCCAGCGTAGTCGCGAATCATTTCGTCCGGCGTCCCTCGTTTGACAGACGTAATAACGTTCTCCACACCGGACTGCTTCGCTTGTTCCATCGTCTCGGTCACTATCTC
This window encodes:
- a CDS encoding DUF7577 domain-containing protein, with protein sequence MGTVSNNGTDTPNQNLSQKSGFIPCPSCGSTNEKFYTYCRECVESLRDTSQTQYLHLPQAQ
- a CDS encoding HPP family protein, with translation MARYPLGGGVSIYLGFHLLVLGLLSYITGLPFLIPSLGPSLFLLGTLPDGEMNYPQRIIGGQYIGVIAGFVAFHLIVGNIDPTVSPALSLGVLRQVFSSFAAALLLTFGMYLGDVQHPPAYATTLIVSLGYLTSPRSVGVFMLAVLIMVGIHETIGKRGPIWSLPYEQDE
- a CDS encoding universal stress protein, with product MYEHVLLPTDGSEAAANAANEAFGVATNNTATLHILSIVDITSGPLNVRGGDERFDQAEADGEEIVTETMEQAKQSGVENVITSVKRGTPDEMIRDYAGDNDIDLIIMGTHGRSGLDRHLIGSVTEKVVRQAKPSVLTVRMADDEE